Proteins encoded by one window of Bactrocera oleae isolate idBacOlea1 chromosome 4, idBacOlea1, whole genome shotgun sequence:
- the dnr1 gene encoding E3 ubiquitin-protein ligase MYLIP translates to MWCIVNLPNGTQLAVKWDTKAIGQECLEKVCKVLDIVCEMEYFGLEYWTPNQEESRTRQWINLRNRLSCDNSSSSIHLMLALRVKFWVPVHCLLQESVRNIFYMQARADLLERRLHARDWNNAAKLAALLCQADGLHFNPLSLKAKCPTQMRRRSAGDVAQQQQCQHKERKDKEHVLSFKKRRLSKQKSTENIHNSHLAAAVSDEGLTTLSASMKCANALSQMATATTQACDSDSGEDKAAAAALSPLYVYQNYNIYPASVDGVDVDMPEDYYNRIAIEHGKLATLKMTTKSAKYWLLKQIQDLEGYGEELFSGVTAHENSVRCDVSVGTNAITTCVGGEKNVIPFSAIASAKSFRRIFKLEYVGDCNDRRELEIKLPKHSMAAGLYRSITERHAFYVCDKVRGVVTNQFTRDLKGTIASMFKEDTELGKRYVFDIQRTCREVHDQARRILHEKGIEVLNNTTSGNEDLFENMLSGATKTLSASTLHPADEEVTQLHIDDISAVADKLDMALREKEKRDAAIARCVEARISEAMTCKICMDREINTMFNPCSHVTTCAECAARCIYCPSCRVKVTSTTRIYLPPELRMSVATPTATTSCVAAH, encoded by the exons GTCTGCAAGGTGCTCGACATTGTCTGTGAAATGGAATATTTCGGCCTCGAATACTGGACACCCAATCAGGAGGAGTCACGCACACGCCAATGGATCAATCTGCGTAATCGCCTGTCGTgcgacaacagcagcagcagcatacaTTTAATGCTAGCGCTGCGCGTAAAATTCTGGGTACCTGTCCATTGTCTACTACAAGAGAGCGTACGCAACATTTTCTATATGCAAGCACGTGCCGACTTATTGGAGCGACGTCTGCATGCACGTGACTGGAACAATGCGGCCAAATTGGCAGCGCTGCTCTGTCAAGCTGATGGCTTACACTTTAATCCACTCTCGCTGAAGGCCAAATGTCCCACACAAATGCGTCGCCGCAGCGCTGGTGATGttgctcaacaacaacaatgccaacaCAAAGAACGCAAAGACAAAGAACATGTATTGTCATTTAAAAAGCGACGCCTCTCCAAACAAAAGTCCACCGAAAACATACATAATTCACATCTGGCCGCCGCTGTCTCCGATGAGGGTCTAACGACATTGAGCGCGAGCATGAAATGTGCCAACGCACTGTCACAAATGGCCACCGCAACAACACAGGCGTGCGATAGTGATTCTGGCGAAGACAAAGCCGCCGCGGCAGCATTATCACCATTATATGTTTATCAAAATTATAACATATATCCGGCGTCTGTCGATGGTGTTGACGTCGATATGCCAGAAGACTACTACAATCGCATTGCTATAGAGCATGGCAAGTTGGCGACACTGAAAATGACAACAAAGTCGGCAAAGTATTGGCTGTTGAAGCAAATTCAGGATCTCGAGGGTTACGGTGAGGAGCTGTTCAGCGGTGTGACGGCGCATGAGAATTCGGTGCGTTGCGATGTGTCAGTGGGTACAAATGCGATCACGACCTGCGTGGGAGGcgaaaaaaatgt CATCCCATTCAGCGCAATTGCCTCTGCAAAATCATTTCGTCGCATTTTCAAATTGGAATATGTCGGCGATTGCAATGATCGTCGTGAGCTCGAAATCAAATTGCCAAAACACTCGATGGCCGCTGGTCTCTACCGTTCCATAACGGAGCGACACGCCTTCTATGTCTGTGATAAAGTACGCGGTGTGGTAACCAATCAATTTACACGCGATCTCAAGGGTACTATCGCCTCAATGTTCAAAGAGGACACCGAGCTGGGTAAACGCTATGTCTTCGATATACAACGCACCTGCCGCGAAGTGCACGATCAGGCGCGTCGTATATTGCACGAAAAGGGTATTGAAGTTTTGAATAACACAACAAGTGGCAATGAAGATCTCTTTGAAAATATGCTCAGCGGCGCCACAAAGACGCTGAGCGCGAGTACACTACATCCGGCTGATGAAGAGGTTACGCAGCTGCATATCGATGACATCAGCGCTGTCGCCGATAAATTAGACATGGCGCTGCGCGAGAAGGAGAAACGCGATGCGGCAATTGCACGTTGCGTTGAGGCTCGCATCTCCGAAGCGATGACCTGTAAAATTTGCATGGATCGCGAAATCAACACAATGTTCAATCCCTGCTCTCATGTGACCACCTGTGCAGAATGTGCGGCGAG ATGTATATACTGCCCCAGTTGTCGGGTAAAAGTGACGAGCACTACGCGCATATACTTACCACCCGAACTGCGCATGAGCGTAGCCACGCCAACCGCCACCACCAGCTGTGTCGCTGCACATTAG